A segment of the Halovivax limisalsi genome:
CGGCGCCCGGCGGTGTTGCGCCGACCGACGACGCGGGCCCGCTGGTTCGGGGTCGCGAGTGGTTCCTCCTCGACGGTGACCGACTCGTCGTCGCGACGCTGCTTTCCGTCGCGATCTTTCTGTCGGTGCTCGTGCTCGAAGCCGTCGGAATCATCTCGTTCACCAACGCGAACTCGATGACCCGGGTGGCAAGCGGGATGATCGCCGGGACGTTCTCGCTCGTGACGCTCGTCGTCTCCATCAATCAGCTGATCCTCTCGCGGGAGTTCGTGGCCGCGGGGACCGCCGAGGACCGGCTGGAGGGCGTCGAGTCGTTTCGGGAGCAGGTCGCGACGCTGGCGAGCGCACCCGCGGCGCCGGCGGCACCGGCCCAGTTGCTCGAACTCCTCGCCGAAACGATCGCCCGTCGGGCGACCGCGCTCGAGTCGATGGTCGACGGGGCTGACGCGGTCGTTCGAACGCCGATCCGGCGCTACGTCGCGGAACTGACCCGGGAGACGGACCAGCTCGACGACGCTCTCGACCGAACCTCGTTCAGTTCGTTCGACGCGCTATCGCTCAGCGCCCGTTTCGACGACGACTGGTTCCGGTACGCCGGGTCGTACCTCAGGGCCGCCCACGACGAGGCGCTTTCGGACGACGCGACGGCCGCGTTCGACGACGTTCTCACCGGCCTGCGGCTGTTCGCCGTGGCCAGGGAACACTTCATGACGACCTACCTGCAGCGGGAGCTGACTCGGTTCTCGCAGCTGACGATCGTCGTCGGCGTGCCGTCGATCCTGTCGGCGGTGTTACTCGGCTTCTTCTACGCGGATATCACCGGTCCGACGGTCTCGTTCGGGGTCTTCCCGTACGTCGTCAGCACCGTCGTCGCGATCGTCTTCGCGCCGGTCTCGTTACTCGTCGCCTACATCCTGCGGACGGCGACGATCACCCGCCGAACGGCTTCGACGGGTCCGATGATGCCGACGAAGGATCCCGACGAGGGGCCGTTCGACGTGACGGAATCGGACGGTGGCCGGGACCGGTAACCGGCGGACCGCCCGCCGAACGACGACCCCGTCGTGTACCGCCCGCCTACTTATTCCGTCGTGGGGCGTTGGCCCGCCGGATGGGGATCAGGGACGACGTCAGCGCGGGGATCAACGTCGCGTTACACGTCACGTTGCTCGGCGGGCTGGCGTGGGCGAGCGGCCAGCCGATCCTCTTCCCGAGTCTCGGTCCGTCGGCGTACCTGCTCGCGACGGGCGAGAATCCGCGGGCGGAGGGCGCGTATCACGTCGTCGGCGGCCACGCCATCGCGGCCGTCGCCGGATTCGTCACGTACGTCGCCCTGGCGGACGGCCTCGTCGCCGTCGACGTCTTCCGGGCGGGGACGCCGTTCTCGCCGGCCGTCGGTCGGCTCGTCCTCTCCGGGCTCCTCGCGATGGTGCTGACCACGGTGGGAATGCTCTGGTCGGACACGAACCACCCCGCGGCCTGTGCGACGACGCTCATCGTCGCGCTGGGGCTCATGTCCTCGCCGCTCGAGATCGCCATCATCGTCGGTTCGGTCGCGATCCTCGTGGGCTTTCACGGGACGGTCGTCGAACGCGTGCAGGAGCTCTACGGCGTGGAACCGAAAGACCCGCGCTAACTCCGCGCCGACGGACGTCGAAGCGGTCCACGGCGCCGGCTGTCGGCCGGTACCGGGCGGGGACTTTTGTTCGCGGTCGTGGACGGGACACGCAGGTTCGATGGGACGCGCGCAGCTGCTGACCGACGGCGGCGAATCGACCGATCGACTGGGTGGGATCCGGCTGTACCTCCTGCTCCGGCTCGACCGCTGGGTCTTCGCCGGAGCGATCTCGCTCGTGATCTTCCTCGCGCTGGTCGGGCTGAGTCAGCTCGGTCTGCCGTCGCTTCGGTCCATCATCGCGACCAACAACGGCACGTTCTGGATCTTCTCGGCGTTCATCGGAGCGATCATCACCGGGACGTCGATCGTCGTCACGATCAATCAGCTGGTGCTCTCGCAGGAACTCGGCGCCGTCGGCGACCAGCGCGAGCGGATGCGGGATTCCATGGACTTTCGCCGCGACCTGGAATCCGAACTCGACGAGGACGCCTCGCCGCCGGAACCCGCGGCCTTCCTCTACGAACTCGTCGACGGGATCGAGGACGAGGCGACGGACCTCCAGTCGGTCGTCGCGAACGATCCGTCGCACGGCGACGACATCGATGAACTGGTGGACGGCTACGTCGACGATGTCGTCGAGAACGCGCGGACCGTCAAAGGCTCGCTGGAGGACGCCCAGTTCGGCACGTTCGAGGTGATCTGGCACGCGCTCCGGTTCAACTACTCGCGAAAGATCTACGACGCGCGCAAGCTCCGGGCCGACCACGGGGACGAACTCTCCGAGACGGCCGACGAGGAACTCTCCGATGTGATCGAACTGCTCACGTTTTTCGGCCCGGCCCGCGAGCACTTCAAGACGCTGTACTTCCAGTGGGAGCTGATAAACCTCTCGCGAGCCCTGCTGTACA
Coding sequences within it:
- a CDS encoding HPP family protein: MGIRDDVSAGINVALHVTLLGGLAWASGQPILFPSLGPSAYLLATGENPRAEGAYHVVGGHAIAAVAGFVTYVALADGLVAVDVFRAGTPFSPAVGRLVLSGLLAMVLTTVGMLWSDTNHPAACATTLIVALGLMSSPLEIAIIVGSVAILVGFHGTVVERVQELYGVEPKDPR